The window GCGAAGAGAAACAGCCGGGAGAAGATACGGATCCTGCAGGTAAGCCCCGGGGTCCCGGCAGGCCTGGCGAGGAAGGCTGACGGAGGGCCCTGGGGCTGCAGCCCGGCAAAAGGAGGGAATGCCGGACAGGCCGGCCCTTCCACGGGCGCAGGGCGCACTGCCCAGACTGCGAACGGTATCCGACCCGGGACTGCCGGGCAAATATAAAACTCGGATCGGGGGGATCCAGATGGATGAATTTAATCAAATCGAAATGCAGCCAACAACTACGGCGCCGGCGCGCGACCTGGTAGCCGACGGTGCCCTGGTGTTTCTCTTTCTCCTCTTGGTTATTTTCCTCTTTGCCTGGCTCTAACCCTTGGCAAACCTACCTTTCCGGTCATAACCACCCCTTTCTCCCGCACCAAAGCCGGTGCGGGCATTTTTTAACTGCGTCCCACCAGGATAATCCCCAGGAAGATCAGGGCCAGCCCTGCCAGGCGCAGGGGTGGTATGCTCTCACCGAGGAGGAGCCGGGCGGCCAAGGCGACGATAATATAGCTTAAACTTACGAAAGGGTAGGCATAGGCCAAATCGTAAAGGGCTAGCACCTTCAACCAGAGGAGAAAGCTCAGCCCGAAGGAGAAAATGCCGGAAAGGACGAAGGGGCTGGTGAGAAGGGAAAGGAAGGCCCCATAGGATGTCCCGGCACCCCCTAGGTTGACACCCAGTTTTAGCATGACTTGAGCCGCTGCTCCCAAGAGAACAGACAGGATAAGCAGAATGAAAGGTGGCATTAGTAGTCTCCTTCCTCGGTAAACATTATTGCCAGGGCAGGACAAAGTCAAGCACGGGGTTCCGGAATTTAGGGGCCGCGGGATGGCAATAATATGGGG of the Thermanaeromonas sp. C210 genome contains:
- a CDS encoding EamA family transporter, whose protein sequence is MPPFILLILSVLLGAAAQVMLKLGVNLGGAGTSYGAFLSLLTSPFVLSGIFSFGLSFLLWLKVLALYDLAYAYPFVSLSYIIVALAARLLLGESIPPLRLAGLALIFLGIILVGRS